A single Henriciella sp. AS95 DNA region contains:
- a CDS encoding TadE/TadG family type IV pilus assembly protein gives MTYLSRRLRQFRRANKGISAVEFALIAPLMILIYFACIELSFMMVLDRKVTTSAASLGDLVARASTIDDDELDDIFQATRMIFQPNPIVDARMRISSLYDDDGTVKVAWSDGYNLTAYGEDDVKVVPEDLVPDGGSVIFAEVEYDYESTLGYLFTTKKTLSDEFYLRPRRADYVARVRD, from the coding sequence ATGACTTATCTTTCCCGCCGCCTCCGCCAGTTTCGCCGCGCCAATAAAGGCATTTCGGCCGTCGAATTTGCGCTTATCGCGCCGCTGATGATCCTCATCTACTTTGCCTGTATCGAACTGTCTTTCATGATGGTGCTCGACCGCAAGGTGACGACATCCGCCGCGTCCCTCGGTGACCTCGTCGCGCGTGCCTCGACCATCGATGATGATGAGCTCGATGACATCTTCCAGGCGACACGGATGATCTTTCAGCCGAACCCGATCGTGGATGCCCGCATGCGCATCTCGAGCCTTTATGATGATGATGGCACTGTGAAAGTTGCCTGGAGCGACGGGTATAACTTGACGGCTTATGGCGAGGACGATGTGAAAGTCGTCCCAGAAGACCTCGTGCCGGATGGTGGTTCAGTCATCTTTGCTGAAGTCGAATACGACTATGAGTCGACGCTCGGCTACCTCTTCACGACAAAGAAAACGCTGTCTGACGAATTTTACCTGCGCCCACGTCGTGCCGATTATGTCGCCCGGGTTCGCGACTAG
- a CDS encoding TadE/TadG family type IV pilus assembly protein has protein sequence MSDHFFPGVLAPIYFRRLTSWAEDRRGVAAVEFAMIAVPFFFLIFGLLEICVIFIMSSVLEHGINEAARGIRTGQLQQTADFERDDFEKVICDEIFDMFQCEGKIQIDVKTFDSFSSTSSPSPINGDGELDTTSFDFDPGGANDIVVVRVFYEWELMTPILSAPLANLKDNKRLLQSTVVFRNEPFGN, from the coding sequence ATGTCAGATCATTTCTTTCCGGGCGTGCTAGCGCCGATCTATTTTCGTCGGCTGACGTCCTGGGCTGAAGACAGGCGCGGCGTTGCGGCGGTTGAGTTCGCGATGATCGCCGTTCCTTTCTTCTTTCTCATCTTCGGCCTTCTCGAAATCTGCGTGATCTTCATCATGTCTTCTGTTCTCGAGCACGGCATTAACGAAGCGGCGCGCGGCATTCGGACCGGCCAGCTGCAGCAAACGGCCGACTTTGAACGTGACGATTTCGAAAAGGTGATCTGCGACGAAATCTTCGACATGTTTCAGTGCGAGGGCAAGATCCAGATCGATGTGAAGACGTTTGACAGCTTCTCCTCGACCAGCAGCCCCAGCCCGATCAATGGCGATGGCGAACTGGATACGACCAGCTTCGATTTTGACCCGGGCGGCGCGAACGATATTGTCGTCGTGCGTGTGTTCTATGAGTGGGAACTCATGACGCCTATCCTGAGCGCGCCACTGGCCAATCTCAAGGACAATAAGCGCCTGCTCCAGTCGACTGTTGTCTTCCGCAACGAGCCTTTCGGGAACTAG
- the ispG gene encoding flavodoxin-dependent (E)-4-hydroxy-3-methylbut-2-enyl-diphosphate synthase has product MSHNPVRPWRSIERRQSRKIRVGDVEIGGDAPIAVQTMTNTPTEDAAATIEQINRAAEAGADIVRVSCPTEESTAAMPDICRESPVPIVADIHFHYKRGIEAADAGAACLRINPGNIGSHDRVKEVVAAARANGCSMRIGVNGGSLERHLLEKYGEPCPEAMVESALNHARILDDLGFHEYKISVKASDMFLTVAAYQQLAEATDAPLHLGITEAGGLRTGTVKSSIGMGNLLWMGIGDTIRVSLSADPVEEVKVGFEMLKSLGLRTRGVNIVACPSCARQGFDVIKTVEILEQRLAHISEPISLSIIGCVVNGPGEAALTDLGFTGGGKESGKMFVSGKADHNVSNADMIEHIVDLVEQKAERLRAEREAETVAAE; this is encoded by the coding sequence ATGAGCCACAATCCGGTCAGACCCTGGCGGTCAATTGAGCGCAGACAGTCGCGAAAAATCCGTGTCGGCGACGTCGAGATTGGCGGCGATGCCCCAATCGCCGTGCAAACGATGACAAACACGCCGACTGAAGATGCCGCCGCGACGATCGAGCAGATCAACCGCGCTGCCGAAGCGGGCGCCGATATCGTGCGTGTGTCCTGCCCGACCGAGGAATCCACGGCGGCCATGCCAGATATTTGCCGTGAAAGCCCGGTGCCGATCGTGGCCGACATCCATTTTCACTATAAGCGCGGCATAGAGGCGGCTGACGCCGGCGCCGCCTGCCTGCGGATCAATCCTGGCAATATCGGCAGCCATGACAGGGTAAAGGAAGTTGTTGCCGCGGCCCGCGCAAATGGCTGCTCAATGCGGATCGGGGTGAATGGCGGCTCCCTGGAGCGCCACCTCCTTGAAAAGTATGGCGAGCCCTGCCCCGAAGCCATGGTCGAGAGCGCGCTTAACCATGCTCGCATTCTCGATGATCTCGGTTTCCACGAATACAAGATTTCGGTGAAGGCCTCGGACATGTTCCTGACGGTCGCAGCCTATCAGCAGCTGGCTGAAGCAACGGATGCACCCCTCCATCTCGGCATTACAGAGGCCGGCGGACTTCGCACCGGGACCGTCAAATCCTCGATAGGCATGGGTAATCTCCTCTGGATGGGTATCGGCGACACAATCCGTGTCTCACTGTCCGCCGATCCGGTTGAGGAAGTGAAAGTCGGCTTCGAAATGTTGAAGTCTCTGGGGCTGAGAACGCGCGGCGTGAACATTGTCGCCTGCCCGAGTTGCGCGCGTCAGGGCTTTGACGTCATCAAGACGGTCGAAATCCTGGAACAGCGGCTGGCTCACATTTCTGAGCCTATTTCCCTGTCGATCATCGGATGCGTCGTTAACGGACCCGGCGAGGCAGCACTGACCGATCTCGGCTTCACCGGCGGCGGCAAGGAAAGCGGCAAGATGTTCGTCTCAGGCAAGGCGGACCATAATGTCTCCAATGCCGACATGATCGAGCACATTGTCGATCTTGTCGAGCAAAAGGCCGAACGGCTTCGCGCTGAGCGTGAAGCTGAAACTGTGGCGGCTGAGTAA
- a CDS encoding alpha/beta hydrolase, which produces MNIVLGILSWIGRLAVLGVLLLGMANCTQLGLNYASLDVEGKPAAYPPIADDPEGFLIDRERWIDRLETHITGPIPEGVTGRLIEHRIVDEEYWEGHGVLEEYVIAIEGSGKQRDFVLAVAWPKTDGPHPIIISQSFCGNQTAFDYPALTPPLPDNVDDFCGGGEPSFMGSMVMKVFGRYISTPPMQQVLDRGYAYASYYTSEVIPDSTEPARALMPDFPHGPRGEITGAVSGWAAAWSAALDVLEADPRVDTSREAIMGHSRSAKSALVAGVYDTRIDAIVAHQAGTGGSALSRDKPGETVDGMLKSYPHWFDPAYARFDADGTNTTPVDMHVLIALNAPTPLLIGNGRRDVWSDPNGSWRATLEAAPIYAASGAGGLKQDGMQDAPDDANLVFWMRPGGHSITQRDWDFWLDWLDNVMPQSDEVPGSSNEASVTPSK; this is translated from the coding sequence ATGAACATCGTACTTGGCATTCTGAGCTGGATTGGCCGACTTGCGGTGCTCGGTGTCCTGCTCCTCGGTATGGCCAATTGCACGCAGCTCGGGCTGAACTATGCCAGCCTTGATGTTGAGGGAAAGCCCGCCGCCTATCCGCCCATCGCCGATGACCCGGAAGGGTTTCTGATTGATCGCGAGCGCTGGATTGACCGGTTGGAAACTCATATTACCGGCCCCATCCCCGAAGGCGTGACCGGGCGTCTGATCGAACACCGGATCGTCGATGAAGAATACTGGGAGGGGCACGGCGTCCTGGAAGAATACGTGATCGCGATTGAAGGGTCTGGCAAGCAACGTGACTTCGTGCTGGCCGTCGCCTGGCCAAAGACGGACGGACCGCACCCGATCATCATCAGCCAGTCCTTTTGTGGAAACCAGACCGCCTTCGACTATCCTGCGCTCACCCCGCCCCTGCCGGACAATGTCGACGATTTTTGCGGCGGCGGCGAGCCATCCTTCATGGGCAGCATGGTGATGAAAGTCTTTGGTCGGTACATTTCGACCCCGCCGATGCAACAGGTGCTCGATCGCGGCTATGCCTATGCCAGCTATTATACGTCTGAAGTCATCCCGGATTCGACAGAACCGGCGCGCGCGCTGATGCCGGATTTTCCGCACGGGCCTCGCGGTGAGATCACCGGCGCCGTTTCCGGATGGGCCGCCGCATGGAGCGCTGCACTGGACGTGCTGGAAGCCGATCCGCGCGTCGATACCAGCCGCGAAGCGATTATGGGCCATTCGCGCTCAGCCAAGTCAGCCCTGGTCGCGGGCGTCTATGACACCCGTATTGATGCCATCGTCGCGCATCAGGCAGGCACCGGCGGTAGCGCGCTCAGCCGCGACAAGCCCGGCGAAACCGTCGATGGCATGCTGAAGAGCTATCCTCACTGGTTCGACCCTGCATATGCCCGCTTCGACGCTGACGGGACCAATACGACGCCCGTCGACATGCACGTTCTCATTGCGCTCAATGCGCCGACGCCGCTGCTGATCGGCAATGGACGCCGCGATGTCTGGTCTGACCCGAACGGTTCCTGGCGCGCGACGCTTGAAGCCGCGCCGATCTATGCAGCCTCCGGTGCGGGTGGTCTCAAGCAGGACGGGATGCAGGACGCCCCTGATGACGCCAATCTGGTTTTCTGGATGCGCCCCGGCGGCCATTCCATCACCCAGCGTGACTGGGATTTCTGGCTCGACTGGCTGGATAATGTCATGCCGCAAAGTGATGAGGTGCCAGGCAGCTCAAATGAGGCTAGTGTCACCCCATCCAAATAG
- a CDS encoding MAPEG family protein, whose translation MTYQMQDLLPVLALVVWTLIMLLWMYATRIPAMQRLKINPDDARHPGTHADKLPANVRSVADNYNHLHEQPTIFYALVFFSALTGGGDNVFMYMAWAYVGLRVIHSLVQVLSPKVIHRFFVFMLASIVLIVMASKEVIRILTNPLITG comes from the coding sequence ATGACATATCAAATGCAGGATCTGCTGCCGGTTCTGGCGCTCGTCGTCTGGACGCTAATCATGTTGCTCTGGATGTATGCGACCCGCATTCCGGCCATGCAGAGGCTGAAAATCAATCCCGATGATGCCCGCCATCCCGGAACGCATGCCGACAAGCTTCCTGCGAATGTCCGCTCGGTTGCCGATAACTATAATCACCTGCACGAACAGCCGACCATCTTCTATGCGCTGGTCTTCTTCTCAGCGCTGACAGGCGGCGGCGACAATGTCTTCATGTATATGGCCTGGGCTTATGTCGGACTGCGAGTGATACACTCTCTGGTCCAGGTGCTGTCACCCAAGGTGATCCATCGCTTTTTCGTCTTTATGCTCGCCTCAATCGTGCTGATTGTGATGGCCAGCAAGGAAGTGATCCGCATTTTGACCAATCCGCTGATTACAGGCTGA
- the prfA gene encoding peptide chain release factor 1, translated as MANIPISRLEQVIDRFDEVEARMGSVTDSDEIVALSREHADLKPVADKAKELADLRQQLKDAETMMNGPDKDMAELASEEFYEIKEQLPALEKEVQLLLIPKDADDKANIVLEVRAGTGGDEAALFAGDLFRMYSRYAQLEGWKVDVVSVSEGDVGGYKEIIANIEGDGVFGRMKWESGVHRVQRVPETESGGRIHTSAATVAVLPAPENIEIEVRQEDIRIDTMRSSGAGGQHVNTTDSAVRITHLPTGIVTTSSEKSQHVNRDKAMQQLKIRLYEREREEKDAARAEARAEQIGSGDRSQKVRTYNYPENRVSDHRINLTLYSLDKIITGDKLDDVIKALIAEDQARKLAAMGEDA; from the coding sequence ATGGCCAATATTCCAATTTCCCGCCTTGAACAGGTCATCGACCGGTTTGACGAAGTCGAAGCCCGTATGGGGTCTGTTACCGATAGCGACGAGATCGTCGCGCTGTCGCGTGAGCATGCCGACCTCAAGCCCGTTGCCGACAAGGCAAAAGAGCTCGCTGATCTGAGACAGCAGCTCAAAGACGCCGAAACGATGATGAACGGGCCGGACAAGGATATGGCGGAGCTCGCCTCGGAAGAGTTCTACGAGATCAAGGAACAGCTTCCGGCGCTGGAGAAAGAAGTCCAGCTGCTCCTCATCCCCAAGGATGCCGACGACAAGGCGAACATCGTCCTTGAAGTGCGCGCAGGAACAGGCGGAGACGAGGCGGCGCTTTTTGCTGGTGACCTCTTCCGCATGTATTCGCGCTACGCCCAGCTGGAAGGCTGGAAAGTGGATGTGGTGTCTGTCTCCGAGGGCGATGTCGGCGGCTATAAGGAAATCATCGCGAACATCGAAGGCGACGGCGTGTTCGGGCGCATGAAATGGGAAAGCGGTGTTCACCGCGTCCAGCGCGTTCCGGAAACCGAAAGCGGCGGGCGTATTCACACCTCTGCGGCCACAGTCGCGGTTCTGCCGGCACCGGAAAACATCGAGATCGAAGTGCGCCAGGAAGACATCCGGATTGATACGATGCGGTCATCCGGCGCGGGCGGCCAGCACGTGAACACGACAGACTCGGCCGTGCGGATCACTCACCTGCCGACAGGAATTGTGACGACCAGCTCGGAGAAGTCCCAGCATGTGAACCGCGACAAGGCGATGCAACAGCTGAAAATCCGCCTCTATGAGCGCGAGCGCGAAGAAAAAGATGCCGCGCGCGCCGAAGCCCGGGCCGAACAGATCGGATCGGGTGACCGCTCGCAGAAGGTTCGCACTTACAACTATCCGGAAAACCGGGTCAGCGACCATCGCATCAATCTGACACTCTACTCGCTCGACAAGATCATTACCGGCGACAAGCTGGATGATGTCATCAAGGCGCTGATTGCAGAAGATCAGGCCCGCAAACTTGCCGCGATGGGCGAAGATGCATGA
- the prmC gene encoding peptide chain release factor N(5)-glutamine methyltransferase produces the protein MPRWAKMHEDGSYKTAIAIASRRLKSAGVDHPAREARHLMQHVSGRSAAELIRDEIEEMPAPFRAEFFDLVERLAAGEPFEHLTGEAHFYGLDFRVTKDTLIPRADSEVVVDEALARLPLGRDVRIGDLGTGTGCLLIAILANQPGATGIGVELSKRAAEVAYLNLRRHDLEGRAAFRVQSWEGWRGWEMADLIVSNPPYIATDVIATLDPSVRSFEPHSALDGGTDGLDAYRSIIGVAAQRMKDGAWIVLEIGFDQREAVTGLLEQAGFGSISCGQDHGQRDRVVSARR, from the coding sequence TTGCCGCGATGGGCGAAGATGCATGAGGATGGCTCATACAAGACCGCGATCGCGATCGCATCGCGCCGCCTGAAATCGGCCGGTGTCGATCATCCCGCACGCGAAGCGCGGCATCTGATGCAGCATGTGAGCGGTCGATCGGCGGCCGAACTCATTCGCGACGAGATCGAGGAGATGCCTGCTCCATTCCGCGCTGAGTTCTTTGACCTCGTCGAGCGTCTTGCTGCTGGTGAACCCTTCGAACACCTGACAGGCGAGGCGCATTTCTACGGGCTCGACTTCCGGGTCACCAAGGATACGCTCATCCCTCGCGCCGATAGTGAAGTCGTTGTGGACGAGGCGTTGGCGCGCCTGCCACTTGGGCGCGACGTCCGAATTGGCGACCTGGGCACGGGGACGGGCTGTCTTCTGATTGCGATTCTCGCCAACCAGCCGGGAGCGACCGGCATTGGCGTTGAACTTTCAAAAAGGGCCGCTGAAGTCGCCTACTTGAACCTCCGCCGTCACGACCTCGAGGGCCGAGCGGCGTTCAGGGTTCAAAGCTGGGAAGGCTGGCGGGGCTGGGAAATGGCCGACCTGATCGTTTCAAACCCGCCCTATATCGCGACCGATGTCATCGCGACACTGGACCCAAGCGTACGAAGCTTCGAGCCGCATTCGGCCCTTGATGGCGGGACTGACGGTCTCGACGCCTATCGAAGCATCATTGGAGTTGCTGCACAGCGGATGAAGGACGGGGCGTGGATCGTCCTCGAGATCGGATTCGATCAGCGCGAAGCTGTAACAGGCCTGCTGGAACAGGCCGGATTCGGCTCCATTTCCTGTGGACAGGACCATGGACAACGCGACCGGGTGGTCTCTGCCAGACGCTGA
- a CDS encoding DUF4167 domain-containing protein — translation MQRKRGRGRRSGGNNNSNNPNRHYESTGPDVKIRGSAQQILDKYQQYARDALTAGDRVKAEAHFQHAEHYARIVASFQKDKQRNKNDDNNSDDNDNESDNDASDDNNDQSNDNSSGNDNNQTEKKPRRNSRKQRDNKDDDKDKVAASSDGEDKKGKSEDSSATDGEEQPKTRRRTYRKKADTANENEGVMSTLSRGREDTSPKEAAE, via the coding sequence ATGCAACGCAAGCGCGGACGTGGACGCCGATCAGGCGGAAACAATAACAGCAACAACCCTAACCGGCACTATGAGAGCACCGGTCCGGACGTAAAAATCCGCGGCTCGGCGCAGCAGATTCTGGACAAGTACCAGCAATATGCCCGCGACGCTCTGACGGCCGGCGACAGAGTGAAAGCTGAGGCGCACTTCCAGCACGCCGAACACTATGCGCGCATCGTGGCGTCCTTCCAGAAGGACAAGCAGCGCAACAAGAATGACGACAATAATTCCGACGATAATGACAATGAGTCGGATAATGACGCGTCGGACGACAATAACGATCAGTCCAATGACAATTCGTCTGGAAATGACAACAACCAGACCGAAAAGAAACCGCGCCGCAATTCCCGGAAACAGCGCGACAACAAGGATGACGACAAGGACAAGGTCGCTGCCTCATCCGATGGAGAAGACAAAAAGGGCAAGTCTGAGGACTCCTCTGCCACGGACGGCGAAGAGCAGCCCAAAACGCGTCGGCGCACCTATCGCAAGAAGGCTGATACGGCGAACGAGAATGAGGGCGTTATGTCGACCCTGTCTCGCGGCCGGGAAGATACCAGCCCCAAGGAAGCGGCTGAGTAA
- a CDS encoding ribonucleotide-diphosphate reductase subunit beta, giving the protein MADGIIQVPGLLKPSKAYKPFRYPWAYDFWKIQQQVHWLPEEVPLGEDCKDWSNKLTDKERNLLTQIFRFFTQSDVEVGANYMENYMPLFKPVEVRMMLAAFSNMETVHIAAYALLLETIGMPDSEFGAFMEYEEMAAKHDYLGQFGCESDKDILTSMAVFGGFTEGLQLFASFAMLMNFPRFNKMKGMGQIVSWSVRDESLHCEGMMKMFHTFAEETGALTKSVKDDIADCCQTVVKLEDKFIDLAFEAGEVQGMTPQDIKNYIRYIADWRMGQLKLDPIYGVDKHPIPWLTEILNGVEHANFFEARATEYSKGATLGDWHGDDGVWSMFDKQKKTVAAE; this is encoded by the coding sequence ATGGCAGACGGAATCATCCAGGTCCCCGGCCTTCTGAAACCGAGCAAGGCTTATAAGCCGTTTCGTTATCCGTGGGCGTATGATTTCTGGAAGATCCAGCAACAGGTCCATTGGCTGCCGGAAGAAGTTCCGCTTGGCGAGGACTGCAAGGACTGGTCGAACAAGCTGACCGACAAGGAGCGCAACCTCCTTACACAGATTTTCCGTTTCTTCACGCAGTCCGATGTCGAGGTCGGCGCGAACTATATGGAAAACTACATGCCGCTCTTCAAACCGGTTGAAGTGCGCATGATGCTCGCGGCATTTTCCAATATGGAGACCGTACACATTGCGGCTTATGCGCTGCTGCTGGAAACGATCGGCATGCCGGACTCCGAGTTTGGCGCCTTCATGGAATATGAGGAGATGGCCGCAAAGCACGACTATCTCGGACAGTTCGGTTGCGAATCCGACAAGGATATCCTGACCAGTATGGCCGTGTTCGGCGGTTTCACCGAAGGCCTGCAACTGTTTGCATCCTTCGCCATGCTGATGAATTTCCCGCGCTTCAACAAGATGAAGGGCATGGGCCAGATCGTCTCCTGGTCGGTGCGCGACGAGTCGCTGCACTGCGAAGGCATGATGAAGATGTTTCACACCTTCGCTGAAGAGACCGGCGCGCTGACCAAATCGGTGAAGGACGATATCGCCGATTGCTGCCAGACGGTGGTGAAGCTCGAAGACAAGTTCATCGATCTCGCCTTCGAGGCCGGCGAAGTGCAGGGGATGACTCCGCAGGACATCAAGAATTATATCCGTTACATCGCCGACTGGCGCATGGGGCAGCTGAAGCTTGACCCGATCTACGGTGTCGACAAGCACCCGATCCCGTGGCTGACCGAAATCCTGAATGGTGTTGAGCACGCCAACTTCTTCGAGGCGCGCGCGACGGAGTATTCCAAGGGCGCAACGCTGGGTGACTGGCACGGCGACGACGGTGTCTGGTCGATGTTCGACAAGCAAAAGAAAACTGTCGCTGCGGAGTAA
- a CDS encoding lipid A deacylase LpxR family protein, protein MSSSSASPVFSRSLIVSVLALGALSAERPAAHAQGVEVPDDAPSYLLNRGVWSVTSENDLFGGTDRNYTNGIRIERVSPANHVSPVLTWAADKLPFLDLNRKRLRQGLALSHAIFTPEDITTTVPDPNDRPYAGWLYISGTAVAADDHIQDILQLNLGVVGPSAAGDYVQSQWHDLINEQKPMGWDYQLKDEIGVELVAQRMAMFDGPNLPLGLETDYGVYAGGALGNVRTYAGTGLVGRIGWDLESDFGPPRIRPALTGAGTFSPAQNLGGYLFAGVDSRFVLRDMFLDGNAFRDGPRVADRNKIVGDIQAGAAVHIYNVQWAFTYVHRTEEFARQDGAQRFGAVSVSIAY, encoded by the coding sequence ATGTCATCTTCGTCCGCATCGCCAGTTTTTTCGCGCTCGCTTATCGTGTCCGTTCTTGCTCTGGGCGCGCTGAGCGCCGAGCGACCCGCGGCCCATGCGCAAGGTGTCGAGGTGCCGGACGATGCGCCGTCTTACCTCCTGAACAGGGGCGTGTGGTCGGTGACGTCGGAAAATGACCTGTTCGGCGGCACGGACCGCAATTACACGAATGGTATTCGTATTGAGCGGGTGTCGCCGGCGAATCACGTCTCGCCAGTGCTGACCTGGGCCGCCGACAAGCTGCCCTTCCTTGATCTCAATCGTAAGCGGTTGCGCCAGGGGCTCGCCCTGTCCCACGCGATCTTTACGCCTGAAGACATTACCACGACGGTGCCCGACCCGAATGACAGGCCGTATGCGGGCTGGCTTTACATATCTGGTACCGCCGTCGCTGCGGACGATCATATTCAGGACATCCTGCAATTGAACCTCGGCGTTGTCGGGCCGTCTGCTGCAGGCGACTATGTTCAGAGCCAGTGGCACGATCTCATCAATGAACAGAAGCCAATGGGTTGGGACTACCAGTTAAAAGACGAGATCGGCGTTGAACTTGTCGCCCAGCGCATGGCGATGTTTGACGGGCCGAATTTGCCGCTGGGCCTCGAAACTGACTACGGCGTCTATGCAGGCGGCGCGCTCGGTAATGTTCGCACCTATGCTGGGACCGGCCTTGTCGGGCGGATTGGCTGGGATCTGGAGTCCGACTTCGGACCGCCGCGTATCCGGCCGGCCCTGACCGGCGCGGGGACGTTCTCTCCGGCGCAAAACCTGGGCGGCTACCTCTTCGCGGGTGTCGATTCGCGATTCGTCCTGCGAGACATGTTTCTGGACGGAAATGCCTTTCGGGATGGCCCGCGCGTGGCTGACCGAAACAAGATTGTCGGTGACATCCAGGCCGGCGCCGCCGTGCATATCTACAATGTGCAGTGGGCGTTTACCTATGTGCATCGCACCGAAGAGTTCGCCCGCCAGGACGGCGCGCAGCGATTTGGAGCGGTCTCAGTCTCGATCGCCTATTAG
- a CDS encoding lipid A-modifier LpxR family protein produces MRAHAPVNRFENVSARNEPLPLVDASAALSFQKSETSNVEGLALTPVRSTTTPPLNIDFASAGQLSTMRISNTQGVRNFEGRRAASNLTNPVRNVRDFGATMAFSAADAQTGLGFDLGFIPRVSVTKDGEFEQRRVGGELRIGQNFDQRGKDVEATGWYLFAGADGEALVYEPDQDRKFTNRMALRDQVTVGDMQAGVSFTRGAGQLSLSYIRREVEYRERGVRGQETEDFAGVSFTVRK; encoded by the coding sequence TTGCGTGCCCATGCTCCCGTCAACCGGTTCGAAAATGTCTCTGCGCGCAATGAGCCACTCCCCTTGGTGGATGCTTCAGCAGCGCTGTCATTCCAGAAAAGCGAAACATCCAATGTCGAGGGCCTGGCGCTTACGCCGGTTCGTTCGACAACGACCCCGCCGCTCAACATTGATTTTGCGTCCGCCGGTCAGCTGTCGACCATGCGTATCTCGAACACGCAGGGTGTCCGTAATTTTGAAGGCCGCCGCGCCGCGTCCAATCTGACAAATCCGGTTCGCAATGTCCGGGATTTCGGCGCGACGATGGCTTTCTCTGCGGCTGATGCCCAGACAGGCCTTGGCTTCGACCTCGGTTTCATCCCGCGCGTCAGCGTCACGAAAGACGGTGAATTCGAGCAACGCCGCGTCGGTGGTGAACTGCGCATCGGTCAGAATTTCGACCAGCGTGGCAAAGACGTTGAGGCGACTGGCTGGTACCTGTTTGCCGGTGCTGACGGCGAAGCCCTGGTGTATGAGCCGGATCAGGACCGTAAGTTCACAAACCGCATGGCGCTCCGCGATCAGGTCACGGTTGGTGACATGCAGGCCGGCGTTTCATTCACGCGCGGCGCCGGGCAGCTTTCGCTGAGCTATATCCGCCGCGAAGTGGAATATCGCGAACGTGGCGTACGTGGGCAGGAAACCGAAGACTTTGCTGGCGTGAGCTTCACTGTCCGCAAGTAA
- a CDS encoding YiiX/YebB-like N1pC/P60 family cysteine hydrolase: protein MALMAIAASAEAEPAIDRGQEMTDAISPYIQPGDLIFKGASTAVWTELAARWSTGDKRWGHVGIVVSVPETCCDPISVVHADTGGGAPGETIGEVRSVSLEGFLSDVDQAGVFRLNIDQAALARMIAYADGQARAHTPFDRGYSIESENNLYCTELIWRAMTAGLGHDPIGKKSTSLGRVYIALSDLSLHPLAQEVRVVEARN, encoded by the coding sequence ATGGCCCTGATGGCCATTGCTGCGTCAGCGGAGGCCGAACCGGCCATCGATCGCGGGCAAGAAATGACGGATGCGATCTCACCCTATATTCAGCCGGGAGATCTCATCTTCAAAGGGGCGAGCACGGCGGTTTGGACAGAACTGGCGGCGCGCTGGTCCACGGGCGACAAGCGATGGGGCCATGTCGGCATCGTCGTGTCCGTTCCGGAGACATGCTGTGATCCGATCTCAGTTGTTCACGCCGACACTGGCGGCGGCGCGCCCGGCGAGACGATCGGTGAAGTTCGATCTGTTTCCCTTGAAGGTTTTCTGAGTGATGTCGATCAGGCCGGTGTCTTCCGCCTGAACATCGACCAGGCCGCCCTTGCGCGGATGATCGCGTACGCCGATGGCCAAGCCCGCGCGCACACGCCATTCGACCGCGGCTATTCCATTGAAAGCGAAAACAATCTCTATTGCACGGAGCTGATCTGGCGCGCGATGACCGCTGGTCTCGGGCACGATCCCATAGGCAAAAAGAGCACATCACTGGGCCGGGTCTACATCGCCCTGTCGGACCTCTCGCTTCATCCGCTCGCGCAGGAAGTCAGAGTTGTGGAGGCGCGCAATTAG